In the Oscarella lobularis chromosome 14, ooOscLobu1.1, whole genome shotgun sequence genome, one interval contains:
- the LOC136195699 gene encoding phosphorylated adapter RNA export protein-like, whose amino-acid sequence MTRVERSRLPDLSSESDSDGDSREARMREKSTPMEKKSKRFRQISIIRSDPPDLVGQQISDYLEEENSDLILKLVNVIGSARAVRLYEETRRVLSGGGLFTSDGKRKKTPGGTYLALFRSSADSTEEEKTEVFADYKRKSKIEAKVKRKERTRRQKEKALKANNKKK is encoded by the exons ATGACACGAGTAGAACGCAGCCGATTACCCGACCTTTCGAGCGAGTCGGATAGTGACGGAGATAGCAGAGAAGCGCGAATGCGCGAAAAATCAACGCCAAtggagaagaaatcgaaacgatttAGACAAATCTCGATTATTAGATCAGATCCCCCTGATTTGGTTGGTCAACAGATTTCTGATTATTTGGAAGAG GAAAATTCAgatttaatattgaagctcGTCAATGTGATTGGATCTGCGAGAGCCGTTAGACTGTACGAAGAAACCAGACGTGTTCTGAGTGGAGGAGGACTTTTCACGTCTGACGGCAAACGAAA gAAGACTCCTGGTGGAACGTATCTAGCTTTGTTCAGGTCATCTGCTGACTCGacggaggaagaaaagactGAAGTTTTCGCTGATTACaaacgaaaatcaaaaatcgaAGCCAAAGTAAAACGCAAGGAGAGAACTCGACGccaaaaggaaaaagcgttgaaagcaaacaacaaaaagaaataa
- the LOC136195697 gene encoding mitogen-activated protein kinase kinase kinase kinase 4-like — MGGLDDVDLTALKDPTGIFELIECVGNGTYGQVHKGRHIHTGQLAAIKVMDVTEDEEEDIRLEINMLKKYSYHPNIATYYGAFVKKTAPGSEDQLWLVMEYCGAGSVTDLVRGSKARSLREDCLAYISREILKGLSHLHKNKVIHRDIKGQNVLLTDNADIKLVDFGVSAQLDRTIGKRNTFIGTPYWMAPEVIACDQQPDASYDHRSDMWSLGITCIELADGEPPLCSMHPMRALFLIPRNPPPKLKQPRKWSRKLLHFLDLCLIKDYERRPAADNLLKHEFVGFPSDKQARIFLKDMIDRHKRKKTHAEDEYEWSGSEEESVEDEIMSGTLKTEETSGGLSLKRNPSAGPRATSPPSAAASQGITDLSVLAGHMGNRRESQIMRGMAVLTPGMRALHGPSSQSDLPEDEEEEDDRNVPVDKDGTILASDPIKPLAAPYETFGDTMVVHNGVDKQPLIPPPHLGGGRIQGSARGQEVQGGNVSRGRTDMRSGGAFPNGIAPRSGHAPSGAGRLAQAQAQRQSPQPGMRPNMSFAAYVPQKPVVNVSPAAVLPGDTGMTPEIRKYKKRFHSEILCASLWGVNLLVGTENGLLLLDRSGHGKIFPLISRRRFSQMDVLEGLNVLVTICGKKNKMRVYYLSWLRNKIIKGDEVKERSGFQTVGDLEGCIHYKIAKYERMKFLCIGLKNSVEVYAWAQKPYHKFMAFRSFPDIVHRPVLVDMTIEGSNRLKIIYASSVGFHAVDMDSGSMLDIYVPHHSGRSGIHPHAIVAFSGVESQELLLCYDNEGVYVDTYGDVVKDITLQWGELPTSVAYIGGGQIMGWGSKAIEIRSIETGALDGVFMHKRTQRLKFLCERNDKVFFASIRGSSNSQVYFMALNRKLPGT; from the exons ATGGGAGGcctggacgacgtcgatttgacagCTCTAAAG GATCCGACAGGAATATTCGAACTGATCGAGTGTGTCGGCAATGGCACCTACGGCCAAGTACACAAG GGACGGCACATTCACACCGGCCAATTGGCCGCTATAAAGGTCATGGACGTCACTGAG gacgaagaggaggacatTCGACTCGAGATCAACATGCTGAAGAAG TACTCCTATCATCCGAACATCGCCACCTATTACGGCGCGTtcgtgaagaaaacggcgcCGGGTAGCGAAGACCAGCTGTGG TTGGTGATGGAATATTGTGGTGCCGGTTCGGTGACTGACTTGGTTCGAG GCTCCAAGGCTCGCTCGCTGAGAGAAGACTGCTTGGCCTACATCAGCCGGGAAATACTCAAA GGACTGAGTCACTTGCACAAGAACAAAGTCATCCACCGAGATATCAAGGGACAGAACGTTCTCCTCACTGACAACGCCGATATCaagctcgtcgatttcggcgtATCGGCGCAGCTAGACCGAACCATTGGCAAAAGAAACACATTCATTGGAACGCCTTAttg gatGGCTCCTGAGGTGATTGCATGTGATCAACAACCGGATGCCTCTTATGATCACAga AGTGACATGTGGTCTTTGGGTATCACGTGCATTGAACTGGCTGACGGAGAGCCAC CTTTGTGTAGCATGCATCCAATGAGAGCTCTCTTCTTGATTCCGCGTAATCCTCCGCCGAAACTGAAGCAACCTAGAAAATG GTCTAGAAaacttcttcattttctcgaCCTTTGCCTCATAAAAGATTACGAGCGACGACCAGCTGCAGACAATCTTCTCAAG caTGAGTTTGTTGGCTTTCCCAGCGACAAACAAGCTCGAATCTTCCTAAAGGACATGATCGATCGtcacaagagaaaaaaga CGCACGCCGAGGACGAATACGAGTGGTCAGGAAGCGAGGAGGAatccgtcgaagacgagatCATGTCCGG AACGCTGAAAACGGAAGAAACGTCGGGCGGACTTTCCCTAAAGCGAAATCCGAGTGCCGGACCGCGAGCAa cttcTCCGccttccgccgccgcgtctCAGGGAATCACCGACCTCAGCGTCTTGGCGGGACATATGGGAAATCGGCGCGAGTCGCAAATCATGCGAGGAATGGCTGTTCTCACGCCC GGTATGAGAGCTCTGCATGGGCCGTCGTCGCAGAGCGATTTGCCGgaggatgaagaagaagaagacgatagGAATGTGCCTGTGGATAAGGATGGCACGATTCTAGCGTCCGATCCCATCAAACCTCT TGCTGCGCCTTATGAGACGTTTGGTGACACTATGGTTGTTCATAATGGAGTCGACA AACAACCTCTTATTCCGCCGCCGCACTTGGGCGGGGGTCGAATTCAGGGCAGTGCTCGTGGTCAAGAAGTGCAG GGCGGCAACGTTTCCCGTGGGAGAACCGATATGCGTAGCGGCGGGGCCTTTCCCAATGGAATAGCGCCTCGCTCTGGCCACGCGCCCAGTGGCGCTGGTCGCCTGGCCCAGGCCCAGGCTCAAAGGCAATCTCCACAGCCGGGAATGCGGCCTAACATGTCCTTCGCTGCCTATGTCCCTCAAAAGCCCGTCGTCAATGTTTCCCCCGCTGCCGTGTTGCCTGGCGACACGGGAATG ACGCCTGAAATACGAAAATACAAAAAGCGTTTTCATTCGGAAATTCTTTGCGCTTCTCTCTGGG GCGTGAATTTACTGGTTGGCACGGAAAACGGTCTTCTCCTGCTGGACAGAAGCGGCCACGGAAAGA TTTTTCCGCTCATTTCGAGACGACGCTTTAGTCAAATGGACGTTCTAGAAGGTCTCAACGTGCTTGTGACGATCTGCggaaagaagaacaaaatgCGCGTCTATTATCTCTCGTGGCTCCGCAACAAAATCATCAAAGGTGACGAGGTCAAAGAGAGATCCGGATTTCAGACAGTCGGCGACTTGGAGGGCTGTATTCACTATAAAATTG CCAAATACGAGAGAATGAAGTTTCTGTGTATTGGGCTCAAAAACAGCGTTGAAGTGTACGCTTGGGCGCAGAAGCCCTATCACAAGTTCATGGCATTTAGG tCGTTTCCGGACATTGTTCATCGTCCCGTGCTCGTTGACATGACGATCGAGGGATCGAATCGTTTGAAAATCATCTACGCTTCTTCGGTGGGATTCCACGCCGTGGACATGGACAGCGGCTCCATGCTCGACATCTACGTTCCACATCAC TCTGGGAGGTCTGGTATTCATCCTCACGCTATTGTCGCGTTTTCGGGCGTTGAAAGTCAGGAGCTGCTTCTCTGCTATGACA ATGAGGGCGTCTATGTTGACACGTATGGGGACGTTGTCAAGGATATAACGCTTCAGTGGGGCGAGCTTCCCACGTCAgttg CTTATATTGGAGGTGGGCAGATCATGGGATGGGGATCCAAGGCCATAGAAATTCGTTCTATTGAAACTGGCGCTTTGGACGGCGTTTTTATGCATAAGAGAACGCAGCGGCTCAAGTTCCTATgcgaaagaaacgacaaG GTCTTTtttgcgtcgattcgagGAAGCTCCAATTCTCAGGTTTATTTCATGGCGTTGAACCGGAAATTGCCTGGAACTTGA
- the LOC136195512 gene encoding paramyosin-like isoform X1, translating into MSDAPILETTGSLRDRIRAMRDEFSKVADAMELFALSGERCRTKEAEQVRPAELLSRLSAFSSKNIEILAIEMQKQASANGKDKLERDEVGGKLIDIAEKMTSLRHELVPLVDAKSLRETKLQRELSDLRYALSEAKRGQEDYRKRFDTATRSCGVAETTISTLKSQLKEKTDEVGKLKRNANVCLWEREKTRLLDEAEKRIKQLEEELKEATDANENLRKMYEDVKSMLKKANMRAELNRQHYRGNDDESVAESEKLKQALYVREKNVAAALSTAKELQKQFIGILNGLQFDYRALKATLNLDPDSREMSEAVRYQEMLELLRESCASGTLNSVRASLPEHYIGVQSDVKAFSPEVLKLSDQMRRRSLSSRSGEREAVNGVPLDEVLKHSAMAEKLSSQAVATNAESKQMSRGTEARHPELIDKRTGMVKMEECQRYFPAMTQGQIRTHFSKFMSCDRDGNAILDKAEMTEALAKILNRALSDEEIEDFLEETDLDGNKEIDFYEFLCIAQKGVQKNGKAKVLREAQRRKNHSNVCVIQ; encoded by the exons ATGTCAGAC GCTCCGATTCTCGAAACAACGGGTAGTCTTCGCGATCGAATTCGCGCGATGCGCGACGAGTTCTCCAAG GTGGCAGACGCCATGGAACTATTTGCCCTAAGCGGCGAAAGGTGCAGAACGAAA GAAGCGGAGCAAGTGCGCCCCGCCGAATTGCTGAGCCGATTGAGTGCATTTAGCAGCAAGAATATAGAGATACTG GCAATAGAAATGCAGAAGCAGGCCAGTGCAAATGGAAAAGACAAACTGGAAAGAG aTGAAGTGGGTGGGAAATTGATTGATATTGCTGAGAAGATGACATCGCTGAGACATGAACTCGTTCCCTTAGTCGAT GCAAAAAGTTTAAGGGAAACGAAGCTGCAGAGAGAACTCAGTGATCTTCGAT ATGCGCTTTCAGAAGCGAAACGGGGTCAGGAAGATTATAGAAAGAG ATTTGATACTGCAACTCGTTCTTGTGGCGTTGCCGAGACAACGATTTCGACTCTGAAGAGTCAgttgaaggagaaaacggaTGAAGTAGGGAA ATTGAAGCGTAATGCCAACGTTTGCCTATgggaaagggagaaaacGCGGCTATTAGACGAAGCAGAAAAGAGGATAAAACAGCTGGAAGAAGAGCTGAAAGAAGCAACGGATGCAAATGAAAATTTGCGAAAAATGTACGAG GACGTCAAAAGTATGCTAAAGAAGGCAAATATGCGAGCCGAATTAAATAGGCAGCACTACCGCGGCAACGATGACG AATCCGTTGCTGAATCTGAAAAGCTCAAGCAGGCACTCTATGTACGAGAAAAG AATGTCGCCGCGGCTCTGAGTACGGCAAAAGAGCTGCAAAAACAGTTCATTGGAATATTGAATGGGTTACAGTTTGACTACAG AGCTCTCAAAGCGACGTTGAATCTCGACCCGGATAGCAGAGAAATGTCCGAAGCGGTGCGATATCAGGAAATGCTTGAACTCCTGCGAGAATCGTGTGCAAGCGGTACGCTAAACAGCGTTCGCGCCAGTCTACCTGAGCACTACATTGGAGTGCAATCA GATGTAAAGGCTTTTTCTCCTGAGGTGTTGAAGCTATCTGATCAAATGAG ACGAAGGTCTTTGTCCAGTCGTAGCGGTGAACGTGAAGCGGTCAATGGAGTGCCGTTGGATGAGGTATTAAAACACTCTGCTATGGCGGAGAAATTATCGTCGCAAGCCGTCGCCACGAATGCGGAATCCAAGCAGATGAGTCGTGGAACTGA agctcGACATCCGGAATTGATAGATAAACGAACTGGCATGGTGAAAATGGAGGAATGCCAGCGCTATTTTCCTGCTATGACTCAAGGCCAG ATAAGGACCCACTTTTCCAAATTTATGAGTTGTGACAGAGATGGTAATGCTATTCTTGACAAAGCAGAG ATGACAGAAGCGCTGGCGAAAATTCTAAACAGAGCCCTATCTGATGAAGAGATTGAG GATTTTCTGGAAGAAACTGATTTGGAcggaaataaagaaatagaCTTTTACGAATTTTTGTGCATCGCTCAGAAAGGGGTTCAAAAAAATG GCAAAGCAAAAGTTCTTCGCGAAGCCCAACGGAGAAAAAATCATTCTAACGTATGTGTCATTCAGTAG
- the LOC136195512 gene encoding paramyosin-like isoform X2 → MSDAPILETTGSLRDRIRAMRDEFSKVADAMELFALSGERCRTKEAEQVRPAELLSRLSAFSSKNIEILAIEMQKQASANGKDKLERDEVGGKLIDIAEKMTSLRHELVPLVDAKSLRETKLQRELSDLRYALSEAKRGQEDYRKRFDTATRSCGVAETTISTLKSQLKEKTDEVGKLKRNANVCLWEREKTRLLDEAEKRIKQLEEELKEATDANENLRKMYEDVKSMLKKANMRAELNRQHYRGNDDESVAESEKLKQALYVREKNVAAALSTAKELQKQFIGILNGLQFDYRALKATLNLDPDSREMSEAVRYQEMLELLRESCASGTLNSVRASLPEHYIGVQSDVKAFSPEVLKLSDQMRRRSLSSRSGEREAVNGVPLDEVLKHSAMAEKLSSQAVATNAESKQMSRGTEARHPELIDKRTGMVKMEECQRYFPAMTQGQ, encoded by the exons ATGTCAGAC GCTCCGATTCTCGAAACAACGGGTAGTCTTCGCGATCGAATTCGCGCGATGCGCGACGAGTTCTCCAAG GTGGCAGACGCCATGGAACTATTTGCCCTAAGCGGCGAAAGGTGCAGAACGAAA GAAGCGGAGCAAGTGCGCCCCGCCGAATTGCTGAGCCGATTGAGTGCATTTAGCAGCAAGAATATAGAGATACTG GCAATAGAAATGCAGAAGCAGGCCAGTGCAAATGGAAAAGACAAACTGGAAAGAG aTGAAGTGGGTGGGAAATTGATTGATATTGCTGAGAAGATGACATCGCTGAGACATGAACTCGTTCCCTTAGTCGAT GCAAAAAGTTTAAGGGAAACGAAGCTGCAGAGAGAACTCAGTGATCTTCGAT ATGCGCTTTCAGAAGCGAAACGGGGTCAGGAAGATTATAGAAAGAG ATTTGATACTGCAACTCGTTCTTGTGGCGTTGCCGAGACAACGATTTCGACTCTGAAGAGTCAgttgaaggagaaaacggaTGAAGTAGGGAA ATTGAAGCGTAATGCCAACGTTTGCCTATgggaaagggagaaaacGCGGCTATTAGACGAAGCAGAAAAGAGGATAAAACAGCTGGAAGAAGAGCTGAAAGAAGCAACGGATGCAAATGAAAATTTGCGAAAAATGTACGAG GACGTCAAAAGTATGCTAAAGAAGGCAAATATGCGAGCCGAATTAAATAGGCAGCACTACCGCGGCAACGATGACG AATCCGTTGCTGAATCTGAAAAGCTCAAGCAGGCACTCTATGTACGAGAAAAG AATGTCGCCGCGGCTCTGAGTACGGCAAAAGAGCTGCAAAAACAGTTCATTGGAATATTGAATGGGTTACAGTTTGACTACAG AGCTCTCAAAGCGACGTTGAATCTCGACCCGGATAGCAGAGAAATGTCCGAAGCGGTGCGATATCAGGAAATGCTTGAACTCCTGCGAGAATCGTGTGCAAGCGGTACGCTAAACAGCGTTCGCGCCAGTCTACCTGAGCACTACATTGGAGTGCAATCA GATGTAAAGGCTTTTTCTCCTGAGGTGTTGAAGCTATCTGATCAAATGAG ACGAAGGTCTTTGTCCAGTCGTAGCGGTGAACGTGAAGCGGTCAATGGAGTGCCGTTGGATGAGGTATTAAAACACTCTGCTATGGCGGAGAAATTATCGTCGCAAGCCGTCGCCACGAATGCGGAATCCAAGCAGATGAGTCGTGGAACTGA agctcGACATCCGGAATTGATAGATAAACGAACTGGCATGGTGAAAATGGAGGAATGCCAGCGCTATTTTCCTGCTATGACTCAAGGCCAG TAA
- the LOC136195511 gene encoding IQCJ-SCHIP1 readthrough transcript protein-like isoform X2: MDSESSEPLYAPDYEALRRSCHDRTKKALKAVDASLAEKVMPENAESTTNRREAAAILIQAHYRGHLGRKEHVRRLYEQFEREEKARLEKQRAQVEEGQVLIETNRLEREVEEDRVCRRNRQLRLVAYAIRIQRAWRRYKRKLTPRDQNDDQETNQSEDGLVEVARDLNDDGDVSEEANQSEDSLLDQNDDQEANQSDDGLVEVARDLNDDGETNQSEDSLLDQNDNQETNQSDDGLVEVARDQETNQLDSRRRRSNSEPSFGYRFQKNEIEERTARFYSDTSDNEAPPPDVNLDEEEEESAMSPSERLTMNWAAAEMRLRALDATEAISDKHLMKVSHQLSCTSTTSEETATTAGGSTSLEVGSPGVSNSNLAYKWKGGRPSFQMVFVEDVMESSGEEDLRTPTNFLTRPSYVDDEKSKEPKRDDVSFAFDKEEPVPSPLSASPRLEVLSPRETFLRGQRRFFTRQSLERLSVIQLICIVESLRKQIHGASEVLVDSLIEKDDYQEKQNGLNNQIAELTRDVQVEHKAAQKSPKTKKPKRKKWWPKPS, translated from the exons atggATTCAGAAAGCAGCGAGCCGCTGTACGCGCCGGATTACGAAGCACTCAGACGCAGCTGTCACGATCGGACGAAAAAAGCCCTCAAA gccgtcgacgcgtctcTAGCCGAGAAAGTGATGCCCGAG aacgccgaatcgacgacgaatcgtcgcgaagcGGCGGCTATTCTCATACAGGCCCATTATCGTGGCCATCTGGGCCGAAAAGAGCACGTGCGACGCCTATATGAGCAATTCGAACGC GAGGAGAAAGCGCGactagaaaaacaaagagcTCAAGTCGAAGAGGGCCAAGTTCTCATAGAAAC AAATAGACTCGAACGCGAGGTGGAGGAGGATCGCGTCTGTCGACGTAATAGGCAATTGAGACTCGTTGCTTATGCGATTCG GATACAAAGAGCGTGGAGACGATATAAGCGGAAGTTGACGCCACGTGATCAAAATGACGATCAGGAGACTAACCAATCAGAGGACGGTCTCGTTGAAGTGGCACGTGATCTAAATGATGACGGAGATGTTTCGGAAGAGGCTAACCAATCAGAGGATAGTCTCCTTGATCAAAACGATGATCAAGAGGCTAACCAATCAGATGATGGTCTCGTTGAAGTGGCACGTGATCTAAATGATGACGGAGAAACTAACCAATCAGAGGATAGTCTCCTTGATCAAAATGACAATCAAGAAACTAACCAATCAGATGATGGTCTCGTTGAAGTGGCACGTGATCAAGAGACTAACCAATTAGattcgagaagaagaagaagcaacaGTGAGCCTTCATTTGGATATCGATTTCaaaagaacgaaatcgaGGAAAGAACTGCTCGTTTCTATAGTGACACGTCGGACAATGAGGCTCCTCCTCCCGATGTAAATttggacgaagaggaggaagaatcAGCAATGAGTCCATCTGAACGGTTGACCATGAATTGGGCGGCTGCTGAAATGAGACTCAGGGCTCTGGACGCAACCGAAGCGATTTCTGATAAACATTTGATGAAGGTATCTCATCAATTGAGTTGCACTAGCACTACAAGTGAAGAGACGGCTACGACTGCAGGCGGATCGACTAGTTTGGAAGTGGGAAGTCCCGGcgtttcgaattcgaatctCGCGTATAAATGGAAGGGCGGAAGACCGAGTTTTCAAATGGTTTTCGTCGAGGACGTGATGGAAAGTAGCGGCGAAGAGGATTTGAGAACGCCTACGAATTTTCTGACGAGACCTtcgtacgtcgacgacgaaaagtcCAAAGAgccgaaacgcgacgacgtttcttttgcttttgatAAGGAGGAACCCGTTCCGTCTCCTTTATCCGCTTCGCCTCGGCTTGAAGTTTTGTCACCCAGAGAGACGTTTCTCCGAGGACAGCGACGTTTTTTCACGAGGCAATCGCTTGAACGGCTGTCTGTTATTCAGCTTATTTGCATTGTTGAGAGTTTGCGGAAGCAGATACATG GGGCGTCTGAAGTGCTCGTTGACAGTCTGATTGAAAAGGACGATTACCAAGAAAAGCAGAACGGTTTGAATAATCAAATAGCGGAACTAACGAG GGATGTCCAGGTGGAACACAAGGCAGCTCAAAAGTCTccaaaaacgaagaaaccTAAACGCAAGAAATGGTGGCCAAAACCGTCTtag
- the LOC136195511 gene encoding calponin homology domain-containing protein DDB_G0272472-like isoform X1, producing MDSESSEPLYAPDYEALRRSCHDRTKKALKAVDASLAEKVMPEKNAESTTNRREAAAILIQAHYRGHLGRKEHVRRLYEQFEREEKARLEKQRAQVEEGQVLIETNRLEREVEEDRVCRRNRQLRLVAYAIRIQRAWRRYKRKLTPRDQNDDQETNQSEDGLVEVARDLNDDGDVSEEANQSEDSLLDQNDDQEANQSDDGLVEVARDLNDDGETNQSEDSLLDQNDNQETNQSDDGLVEVARDQETNQLDSRRRRSNSEPSFGYRFQKNEIEERTARFYSDTSDNEAPPPDVNLDEEEEESAMSPSERLTMNWAAAEMRLRALDATEAISDKHLMKVSHQLSCTSTTSEETATTAGGSTSLEVGSPGVSNSNLAYKWKGGRPSFQMVFVEDVMESSGEEDLRTPTNFLTRPSYVDDEKSKEPKRDDVSFAFDKEEPVPSPLSASPRLEVLSPRETFLRGQRRFFTRQSLERLSVIQLICIVESLRKQIHGASEVLVDSLIEKDDYQEKQNGLNNQIAELTRDVQVEHKAAQKSPKTKKPKRKKWWPKPS from the exons atggATTCAGAAAGCAGCGAGCCGCTGTACGCGCCGGATTACGAAGCACTCAGACGCAGCTGTCACGATCGGACGAAAAAAGCCCTCAAA gccgtcgacgcgtctcTAGCCGAGAAAGTGATGCCCGAG AAGaacgccgaatcgacgacgaatcgtcgcgaagcGGCGGCTATTCTCATACAGGCCCATTATCGTGGCCATCTGGGCCGAAAAGAGCACGTGCGACGCCTATATGAGCAATTCGAACGC GAGGAGAAAGCGCGactagaaaaacaaagagcTCAAGTCGAAGAGGGCCAAGTTCTCATAGAAAC AAATAGACTCGAACGCGAGGTGGAGGAGGATCGCGTCTGTCGACGTAATAGGCAATTGAGACTCGTTGCTTATGCGATTCG GATACAAAGAGCGTGGAGACGATATAAGCGGAAGTTGACGCCACGTGATCAAAATGACGATCAGGAGACTAACCAATCAGAGGACGGTCTCGTTGAAGTGGCACGTGATCTAAATGATGACGGAGATGTTTCGGAAGAGGCTAACCAATCAGAGGATAGTCTCCTTGATCAAAACGATGATCAAGAGGCTAACCAATCAGATGATGGTCTCGTTGAAGTGGCACGTGATCTAAATGATGACGGAGAAACTAACCAATCAGAGGATAGTCTCCTTGATCAAAATGACAATCAAGAAACTAACCAATCAGATGATGGTCTCGTTGAAGTGGCACGTGATCAAGAGACTAACCAATTAGattcgagaagaagaagaagcaacaGTGAGCCTTCATTTGGATATCGATTTCaaaagaacgaaatcgaGGAAAGAACTGCTCGTTTCTATAGTGACACGTCGGACAATGAGGCTCCTCCTCCCGATGTAAATttggacgaagaggaggaagaatcAGCAATGAGTCCATCTGAACGGTTGACCATGAATTGGGCGGCTGCTGAAATGAGACTCAGGGCTCTGGACGCAACCGAAGCGATTTCTGATAAACATTTGATGAAGGTATCTCATCAATTGAGTTGCACTAGCACTACAAGTGAAGAGACGGCTACGACTGCAGGCGGATCGACTAGTTTGGAAGTGGGAAGTCCCGGcgtttcgaattcgaatctCGCGTATAAATGGAAGGGCGGAAGACCGAGTTTTCAAATGGTTTTCGTCGAGGACGTGATGGAAAGTAGCGGCGAAGAGGATTTGAGAACGCCTACGAATTTTCTGACGAGACCTtcgtacgtcgacgacgaaaagtcCAAAGAgccgaaacgcgacgacgtttcttttgcttttgatAAGGAGGAACCCGTTCCGTCTCCTTTATCCGCTTCGCCTCGGCTTGAAGTTTTGTCACCCAGAGAGACGTTTCTCCGAGGACAGCGACGTTTTTTCACGAGGCAATCGCTTGAACGGCTGTCTGTTATTCAGCTTATTTGCATTGTTGAGAGTTTGCGGAAGCAGATACATG GGGCGTCTGAAGTGCTCGTTGACAGTCTGATTGAAAAGGACGATTACCAAGAAAAGCAGAACGGTTTGAATAATCAAATAGCGGAACTAACGAG GGATGTCCAGGTGGAACACAAGGCAGCTCAAAAGTCTccaaaaacgaagaaaccTAAACGCAAGAAATGGTGGCCAAAACCGTCTtag
- the LOC136195514 gene encoding LHFPL tetraspan subfamily member 6 protein-like — protein MCGNLTGCGYLWAMLSIIVAASTSVGYYYAEWITTQPHLSGRAVSNVTTGTTFCEGKNASELAETSFTFSTFRRCNYWTTEEDENEGTRCYKIVHKCGRYKDFGGDEGIPSAAWQAGAIMGGTGAGLLIMVALVAFFALFIKGIFNKYVAGMCGFFQFLAFGLVAATVIVYPLGFDAKRIQSEACGLGAGQFDLGTCSFGWPFWLSAGSAIAILLVACLSPVARKNDESLYKRGYVI, from the exons ATGTGTGGCAATCTTACGGGCTGCGGCTATTTGTGGGCTATGCTATCgatcatcgtcgccgcctcgaCGTCGGTTGGCTACTATTACGCCGAATGGATAACAACGCAACCCCATTTGAGCGGCAGGGCGGTCTCGAACGTCACGACGGGCACCACCTTTTGCGAGGGCAAAAACGCGTCCGAACTCGCCGAGACGTCGTTtacgttttcgacgtttcgtcgctgcAACTATTGGACGacggaggaagacgaaaacgagggTACGCGATGCTACAAGATCGTCCACAAGTGCGGTCGATACAAGGATTTCGGCGGGGACGAAGGGATACCGTCGGCGGCGTGGCAAGCGGGCGCAATTATGGGGGGAACGGGAGCGGGGCTCCTTATCATGGTCGCGCTTGTCGCTTTTTTTGCGCTCTTTATCAAGGGCATTTTCAACAAATACGTCGCGGGAATGTGCGGATTCTTTCAGTTCTTGGCCT TCGGTCTCGTCGCGGCGACAGTCATAGTCTATCCGCTCGGCTTCGACGCCAAGCGAATACAAAGCGAGGCTTGCGGGTTGGGCGCCGGGCAATTCGACTTAGGCACTTGTTCGTTCGGATGGCCCTTCTGGCTTTCCGCCGGATCGGCCATCGCTATTCTTCTCGTTGCCTGTCTATCGCCTGTCGCCcgaaagaacgacgagagtCTCTACAAGAGAGGCTACGTCATCTGA